The proteins below come from a single Mytilus edulis chromosome 5, xbMytEdul2.2, whole genome shotgun sequence genomic window:
- the LOC139525224 gene encoding uncharacterized protein, with protein sequence MVNCIRFLYGFILLDISIISVVVGLHNHHPRPPPPPPPQRPRPPPPRPPPPRTTTPTPTTSTSTTTPAPEVEIELEEISTTLAPNSTTVASSTVRQPAAHYQQGAYPYNYYNQYYQNSGQPSSHTQHSQPYNYYQNYNSQPHDQNQNYNRQPYDQNQYYNQAQGYNSGYYSGQSYVAGPGQNQPAYNHVTGAPHPTTYPYHQNHPPNNPYSATQPPPAAHAPYAQPQQHPAGHAQPQQHPAGHAPPSNSHPQYDHYPASPPTPISAGHYYPPDQSRNHQQHQQPNPAQPQPDYYSQQNQYQQGNNQQPPPAQPLTQADYHSQQNQYQQTNNQQPDPAYQPGPAGPPIRPQGPNPPQRLPTPPANSLPQQASSGRRQTQPVNSRPVVEEKYQTRYERPRSYKADISLPTAPIPLQESHRTVIVDNRPIVQSPDVRYNEVVRDPPVNRRTSVQSQDVRYNEVVRDSQVDRRPVEKSPTVRYVEPISETVYVQTLDRRQPAAPTAESRYYKADQRPSDSISYRSSADIPRRSETRTELSRQAADYGIGTETIASESRYLQKSEGKPPGNIAYLKPLDSPSATVKAEYNYMKESEKRQRLPTENQLLEIKRQQLELLKLLQREKEKSTKRQNPYFKALFENKTPELNKEKIPKAKDQCPLYKYTVEKDRIEIHTEPGRCKIVIKLPKDGTGKPKVSYLSRN encoded by the exons ATATTTCGATCATAAGTGTTGTTGTTGGCTTGCATAATCACCATCCACGTCCACCACCGCCACCACCGCCACAACGCCCACGACCGCCGCCACCAAGACCACCACCGCCAA GAACGACCACCCCTACACCTACTACTAGTACCTCTACTACCACTCCTGCACCAGAAGTAGAAATAGAATTAGAGGAAATTTCAACAACACTCGCACCTAACTCTACTACAGTAGCCTCTTCGACTGTGAGGCAACCAGCAGCACACTACCAACAGGGCGCATATCCATATAATTACTATAACCAGTACTATCAGAACAGTGGACAACCGTCTAGCCACACTCAGCACAGTCAACCATATAACTATTATCAGAATTATAACAGTCAACCACATGACCAAAATCAGAATTATAATAGACAACCATATGACCAGAATCAATATTACAACCAAGCTCAAGGCTACAATTCTGGTTATTATTCTGGACAATCTTATGTTGCAGGTCCGGGACAGAATCAACCTGCATACAATCATGTAACAGGTGCACCACACCCAACGACATATCCTTACCACCAGAATCATCCTCCAAATAATCCATATTCTGCCACTCAACCACCACCTGCAGCACACGCGCCTTATGCTCAGCCTCAACAACATCCAGCTGGCCATGCGCAGCCTCAGCAACATCCTGCTGGCCATGCTCCGCCATCAAACTCACATCCCCAGTATGATCATTACCCTGCATCACCACCAACACCTATCTCCGCCGGCCATTACTACCCACCTGATCAAAGTAGAAATCACCAACAGCATCAGCAGCCTAATCCTGCTCAACCTCAGCCAGATTACTATTCTCAGCAAAATCAATACCAACAGGGCAATAATCAACAACCACCTCCTGCTCAGCCTTTAACTCAAGCGGATTACCATTCACAACAAAATCAATATCAGCAGACTAACAATCAACAACCAGACCCAGCTTACCAACCTGGACCTGCGGGACCTCCAATAAGACCACAAGGACCGAATCCACCTCAACGTTTACCAACTCCTCCGGCTAACAGTCTTCCTCAACAGGCGTCTTCAGGAAGGCGTCAGACACAACCTGTGAATAGCCGGCCAGTTGTGGAGGAAAAATACCAAACCAGATATGAAAGACCAAGATCATACAAAGCTGATATAAGTTTACCAACTGCTCCAATACCTTTACAAGAAAGCCACAGAACTGTTATAGTTGATAATCGACCAATTGTCCAATCACCTGATGTTCGCTATAACGAGGTTGTAAGAGATCCCCCAGTAAACAGGCGAACTAGTGTACAATCACAAGACGTTCGATATAATGAAGTGGTGAGGGATAGCCAAGTAGACAGAAGACCCGTTGAAAAATCACCTACTGTCCGTTACGTGGAACCTATATCAGAAACTGTATATGTTCAAACGTTAGATCGCAGACAACCCGCGGCACCAACTGCGGAAAGCCGTTACTACAAGGCAGACCAAAGACCATCAGATTCAATAAGTTATCGAAGTTCAGCAGATATCCCCCGACGTTCTGAAACGCGCACTGAATTAAGTCGACAGGCTGCTGACTACGGTATTGGCACAGAGACAATTGCGTCAGAAAGTAGATATCTTCAAAAATCTGAAGGCAAACCACCGGGAAATATCGCTTATCTTAAGCCTCTGGATTCACCATCAGCTACTGTGAAAGCAGAATACAACTATATGAAAGAATCTGAGAAAAGGCAACGTTTACCCACTGAAAATCAATTATTGGAGATCAAAAGACAACAACTAGAATTACTGAAACTGCTTCAAAGAGAGAAAGAAAAGTCAACGAAAAGACAAAATCCGTACTTTAAAGCATTGTTTGAAAACAAAACCCCGGAGCTAAATAAAGAAAAGATACCGAAGGCGAAAGACCAATGTCCACTTTATAAGTACACAGTAGAAAAAGATAGGATAGAGATACATACAGAGCCAGGAAGATGTAAAAT